In one Vibrio sp. CB1-14 genomic region, the following are encoded:
- the pstC gene encoding phosphate ABC transporter permease subunit PstC — MTIATNSEKLMNNEATQSEARRLKAQTRVDWKERFFHGLFLTSAVIGIVSLAIIAYFIVKESIPAFQEVGVSGIVLGQHWLPPALYGVATMIVASIVSTLGAVVVGVPIGVLTAIFIAEIAPKRLADIIRPAVELLAGIPSVVYGFFGLIIIVPLIQQVFNVPAGNTILAGIIVLGVMILPTVITVSETSIRAVPRTYKEGSLALGASKIYTIFKLLVPAARSGIMTGVILGIGRALGETMAIIMVMGNAPAMPGSILESARTLTANIAIEMSYASGVHANALYATGVVLLVFIMMLNSALLYLNREKAK; from the coding sequence ATGACCATCGCAACAAATAGTGAGAAGCTTATGAACAATGAAGCGACTCAGTCTGAAGCTCGCCGCCTTAAGGCTCAAACACGAGTTGATTGGAAAGAGAGATTCTTCCACGGACTATTTCTTACCAGTGCAGTAATCGGCATCGTTTCTCTTGCCATTATTGCTTACTTCATCGTTAAAGAAAGTATCCCGGCATTCCAAGAAGTGGGTGTGAGTGGCATCGTATTAGGTCAGCATTGGTTACCACCTGCGCTTTACGGTGTTGCAACTATGATCGTGGCATCGATTGTCTCTACGCTTGGCGCTGTCGTCGTTGGTGTTCCAATTGGTGTTCTAACGGCTATCTTTATCGCAGAAATCGCACCAAAGCGCCTTGCGGATATTATTCGTCCAGCGGTTGAACTACTGGCGGGTATCCCATCGGTGGTTTATGGCTTCTTTGGTTTGATTATCATCGTACCGCTTATCCAACAAGTATTTAATGTACCAGCGGGCAACACGATTCTTGCGGGTATCATCGTATTAGGCGTGATGATTCTTCCAACGGTAATTACCGTTTCAGAGACATCGATTCGCGCTGTGCCACGCACCTACAAAGAAGGCTCACTGGCTCTAGGTGCATCAAAGATTTACACCATTTTTAAACTTCTCGTTCCAGCGGCTCGTTCAGGCATTATGACTGGCGTAATTTTGGGTATTGGTCGTGCTCTAGGTGAAACTATGGCAATCATCATGGTAATGGGTAATGCGCCTGCAATGCCTGGCAGTATTTTGGAATCAGCCCGTACGCTAACAGCAAACATCGCAATTGAAATGTCCTATGCAAGTGGCGTTCACGCAAATGCTCTATACGCGACCGGTGTTGTGCTTCTGGTATTTATCATGATGCTCAACTCAGCTCTCCTTTACTTGAACCGCGAGAAAGCGAAGTAA
- a CDS encoding phosphate ABC transporter substrate-binding protein → MKKTVIGAIALLGALTVTSASAKETISVVGSNSASPLVEVFAETYMNKGEPVFIEIQAPGSSAGIRAAKDGSADLGISSRDLKAEEKSADLKELVIARDGIAVVVNPNNSVKELTSEQITSIYKGEITNWSQVGGQNKPIVAITRDTASGTRGAFEDIMKLKMKISGKKVSAISQRAQVANGNGALKVSVASNPYAIGFISLGTVDNTVQPLKIDGAAATVDNVKNGSYKVARPFLVLYKDGKPSAETQQFLDWMVGEEAQAISGKKGYITVN, encoded by the coding sequence ATGAAAAAGACAGTTATCGGTGCAATCGCTCTACTAGGCGCACTAACAGTGACATCAGCTTCAGCAAAAGAAACTATCTCTGTAGTAGGTTCTAATAGTGCTTCTCCACTGGTTGAAGTTTTTGCAGAAACTTACATGAACAAAGGCGAACCAGTGTTTATCGAAATCCAAGCACCAGGTTCTTCAGCAGGTATTCGTGCAGCGAAGGATGGCAGCGCAGACCTAGGTATCTCTTCTCGTGACCTTAAAGCAGAAGAAAAATCAGCAGACCTTAAAGAGCTAGTTATTGCTCGTGACGGTATCGCAGTTGTAGTGAACCCAAACAACAGCGTAAAAGAGCTAACGTCAGAGCAAATCACAAGCATCTACAAAGGCGAAATTACTAACTGGAGCCAAGTTGGCGGTCAAAACAAGCCAATCGTTGCTATCACTCGTGATACGGCTTCAGGTACTCGTGGTGCATTCGAAGACATCATGAAACTAAAAATGAAGATCAGCGGTAAGAAAGTATCGGCTATCTCTCAACGTGCTCAAGTTGCTAACGGTAACGGTGCACTGAAGGTATCTGTAGCAAGCAACCCATACGCTATTGGCTTCATCTCTCTAGGTACAGTAGACAATACAGTTCAGCCTCTAAAAATTGACGGTGCTGCAGCAACAGTAGATAACGTGAAGAACGGTTCTTATAAAGTTGCTCGTCCATTCCTTGTTCTTTACAAAGATGGCAAACCTTCTGCTGAAACTCAGCAGTTCCTAGACTGGATGGTTGGCGAAGAAGCTCAAGCTATCTCAGGTAAGAAAGGTTACATCACTGTTAACTAA
- a CDS encoding outer membrane beta-barrel protein, whose amino-acid sequence MKKALIVMCVAGMSSIAMADTEYSGFRVGPGATMGQATELGGLGAQPRLELGYDVNRVFSVNGYVQGLKGKTQGEYAFDAAEPYMGQVLPPVVGAAEAEVDGWRAGIEAEVGYAFDLGVVDIKPYVAVGVATQGGDFEVNHMSNTMPSDNLDTLGSEKLSGSTVTAAIGARVNTALGIYVDTRLERAPFRSRGIIKDQTQGSLSLGYKF is encoded by the coding sequence ATGAAAAAGGCGTTAATAGTAATGTGTGTTGCAGGCATGTCTTCAATCGCGATGGCAGATACGGAATACTCTGGTTTTCGTGTTGGTCCGGGAGCGACCATGGGGCAAGCGACAGAACTTGGTGGTTTAGGTGCTCAACCGAGATTAGAGCTTGGCTACGATGTTAACCGTGTATTTTCAGTGAATGGCTATGTTCAAGGGCTCAAAGGGAAAACTCAAGGGGAATATGCCTTTGATGCAGCTGAACCATACATGGGACAAGTACTACCGCCGGTGGTTGGGGCAGCAGAAGCAGAAGTCGACGGTTGGCGAGCAGGTATCGAAGCTGAGGTAGGTTATGCGTTTGACCTTGGGGTGGTAGATATAAAGCCTTACGTCGCTGTGGGCGTCGCGACTCAAGGTGGCGATTTTGAAGTTAATCATATGAGCAATACGATGCCATCAGATAACTTGGATACCTTAGGATCTGAAAAATTGAGCGGCTCTACAGTGACGGCTGCGATTGGTGCGCGAGTGAACACTGCTTTGGGGATTTATGTTGATACTCGATTGGAGCGGGCGCCATTTAGAAGTCGCGGCATTATCAAGGATCAAACGCAGGGCAGTCTTTCTCTCGGGTACAAATTTTAA